One window of Leifsonia sp. AK011 genomic DNA carries:
- a CDS encoding nucleotide pyrophosphatase/phosphodiesterase family protein has product MTTRPILLLDIVGLTAPILKNMPRLSALASKGAQASLGTVLPAVTCSVQSTILTGTMPSEHGIVGNGWYFKGLGDIYLWRQHNKLVHGEKVWETARRSQPDYTAANLGWWYAMGATTDVTVTPRPIYHADGRKSADDYVRPPALHDDLEKRFGVFPLFQYWGPTATIKSSQWLIDSTRYILEGGGTGGKVPELTMTYLPHLDYDLQRFDPEGPEAAAAAAELDAALAPLLDQAEAQGVTVVALAEYGLAAADKPIDINRALRRAGLLEVYVQQGLEQLDPWTSRAFAVADHQIAHVYVDNPEDIPAVRAILEGLDGVDEVLDRSQQAKYGLDHERSGELVAVAKPGAWFTYYFWLDDDKAPEYARGVDIHRKPGYDPAELFFNPSDPLVKVKAAANLAKKAVGLRYAMNAISLDPSIVKGTHGRLPSGPADTPIILSSDPTFLAGEGDTVPATSIKNLILRAQGFEPAG; this is encoded by the coding sequence ATGACCACTCGCCCGATCCTGCTTCTCGACATTGTGGGGCTGACCGCTCCGATCCTGAAGAACATGCCGCGACTGTCGGCCCTCGCGAGCAAAGGTGCACAGGCAAGCCTCGGCACAGTGCTGCCTGCGGTCACCTGCTCGGTGCAGTCGACCATCCTGACCGGCACCATGCCGTCAGAGCACGGCATCGTCGGCAACGGCTGGTACTTCAAGGGGCTCGGCGACATCTACCTGTGGCGCCAGCACAACAAGCTCGTGCACGGCGAGAAGGTCTGGGAGACGGCACGCCGCAGCCAGCCCGACTACACCGCAGCCAACCTCGGCTGGTGGTACGCGATGGGCGCGACGACGGATGTCACGGTCACCCCGCGTCCGATCTACCACGCGGACGGCCGCAAGTCCGCGGACGACTACGTGCGTCCGCCCGCCCTGCACGATGACCTCGAGAAGCGTTTCGGTGTGTTCCCGCTCTTCCAGTACTGGGGACCGACGGCCACGATCAAGTCGTCGCAGTGGCTCATCGACTCGACCCGCTACATCCTCGAGGGCGGGGGCACCGGCGGCAAGGTTCCCGAGCTCACCATGACCTACCTCCCCCACCTCGACTACGACCTCCAGCGCTTCGACCCCGAGGGCCCCGAGGCCGCCGCGGCCGCCGCCGAGCTGGATGCCGCGCTCGCCCCGCTCCTCGACCAGGCCGAGGCCCAGGGCGTCACCGTCGTCGCGCTCGCCGAGTACGGACTCGCCGCAGCGGACAAGCCCATCGACATCAACCGCGCCCTCCGCCGCGCGGGCCTCCTCGAGGTCTACGTGCAGCAGGGTCTCGAGCAGCTCGACCCGTGGACGTCGCGCGCCTTCGCCGTCGCCGACCACCAGATCGCCCACGTCTACGTCGACAACCCCGAGGACATCCCAGCGGTTCGCGCGATCCTCGAGGGCCTCGACGGGGTTGACGAGGTGCTCGACCGCTCGCAGCAGGCGAAGTACGGTCTCGACCACGAGCGCTCCGGCGAGCTCGTCGCGGTTGCGAAGCCCGGCGCCTGGTTCACCTACTACTTCTGGCTGGACGACGACAAGGCGCCAGAGTACGCGCGTGGTGTCGACATCCACCGCAAGCCCGGCTATGACCCTGCTGAGCTGTTCTTCAACCCGTCAGACCCGCTCGTGAAGGTCAAGGCGGCGGCGAACCTCGCGAAGAAGGCGGTCGGCCTGCGCTACGCGATGAACGCGATCTCCCTCGACCCGTCGATCGTGAAGGGCACCCACGGGCGCCTCCCCAGCGGCCCGGCGGATACGCCGATCATCCTGTCGTCGGATCCGACCTTCCTCGCGGGCGAGGGCGACACGGTCCCGGCCACGTCGATCAAGAACCTCATCCTTCGCGCGCAGGGGTTCGAACCCGCGGGTTGA
- the eboE gene encoding metabolite traffic protein EboE, with amino-acid sequence MMHLSYCTNVHPAEDLDGVIAQLREYAGPAREAAGFDVLGVGLWLPADLAHQLATDESSRDRLRAVLDEQGLEVRTLNAFPYAAFHADVVKLDVYVPDWTDPRRLEYTIDTARALAALLPPRAEGSISTLPLGWRTGWGPEQDAAATEAFATLVAALRQIHDTTGHIIRIGIEPEPGCILDNVADIVEWLSARKDVIDPEFVGVCLDTCHLAVSFADPVAAVQSIHDAGLKVVKIQASAALEVLTPADPASREAISVFAEPRYVHQVRENQGDQILRVDDLDEALATLPAEGPWRVHFHVPLHMVPDAPLTATTDVLLAAVDTVVSARPEHDVHVDVETYTWAVLPEPPADLAAGIASELLWAQRELMGTRTE; translated from the coding sequence AGCTGCGTGAGTACGCCGGGCCAGCCAGGGAGGCTGCCGGCTTCGACGTGCTCGGCGTGGGCCTCTGGCTGCCAGCAGACCTCGCGCACCAGCTCGCCACCGACGAGTCATCCCGCGATCGCCTCCGGGCCGTGCTCGACGAGCAGGGCCTCGAGGTGCGCACCCTCAACGCCTTCCCCTACGCGGCGTTCCACGCCGATGTCGTGAAGCTCGACGTCTACGTGCCGGACTGGACCGACCCGCGTCGCCTCGAGTACACGATCGACACGGCACGCGCGCTCGCCGCCCTCCTGCCGCCACGAGCCGAGGGCAGCATCTCCACACTCCCGCTCGGCTGGCGCACCGGCTGGGGCCCCGAGCAGGATGCCGCGGCCACCGAGGCCTTCGCGACGCTCGTTGCAGCACTTCGCCAGATCCACGACACCACCGGCCACATCATCCGCATCGGTATCGAACCGGAGCCCGGCTGCATCCTCGACAACGTCGCCGACATCGTGGAGTGGCTCTCGGCACGCAAGGACGTCATCGACCCGGAGTTCGTCGGTGTGTGCCTCGACACCTGCCACCTCGCCGTCTCCTTCGCCGACCCCGTGGCCGCGGTCCAGTCGATCCACGACGCCGGACTCAAGGTCGTGAAGATCCAGGCCTCCGCAGCCCTGGAGGTGCTCACACCCGCCGACCCCGCGTCACGCGAGGCGATCTCCGTCTTCGCGGAACCGCGCTATGTGCACCAGGTGCGCGAGAACCAGGGCGACCAGATCCTCCGCGTGGACGACCTCGACGAGGCCCTCGCGACGCTGCCCGCCGAGGGCCCGTGGCGCGTGCACTTCCACGTGCCCCTGCACATGGTTCCGGATGCACCCCTGACGGCCACCACGGATGTGCTCCTCGCGGCCGTAGACACCGTCGTCAGCGCGCGTCCGGAGCACGATGTGCACGTGGACGTGGAGACCTACACCTGGGCCGTCCTGCCCGAACCGCCCGCCGACCTCGCCGCGGGTATCGCGAGCGAACTCCTCTGGGCACAGCGCGAACTGATGGGAACCCGAACAGAATGA